One genomic window of Cygnus atratus isolate AKBS03 ecotype Queensland, Australia chromosome 16, CAtr_DNAZoo_HiC_assembly, whole genome shotgun sequence includes the following:
- the RAB5IF gene encoding respirasome Complex Assembly Factor 1 — protein MSGARRREEPPHAQQHAVPDGGAGPRGSAWGRALRSDSAWHDKDEFLDVIYWFRQIIAVILGIIWGVVPLKGFVGIAIFCLINAGVLYLYFSSFQQIDEEEYGGTWELTKEGFMTSFALFLVVWIIFYTAIHYD, from the exons ATGAGCGGCGCGCGGCGCAGGGAGGAGCCGCCGCACGCGCAGCAGCACGCGGTGCCCGacggcggcgcggggccgcggggctcggcCTGGGGCAGGGCGCTGCGCAGCGACTCCGCCTGGCACGACAAG GATGAGTTTTTAGATGTGATCTACTGGTTCCGGCAGATCATTGCAGTTATTTTGGGAATCATCTGGGGAGTAGTTCCTCTGAAAGGATTCGTGGGAATAGCAAT ATTCTGTCTGATCAATGCTGGTGTTCTGTATCTCTACTTCAGTAGCTTCCAGCAGATAGATGAGGAGGAGTATGGTGGGACATGGGAGCTGACAAAGGAAGGATTCATGACATCTTTTGCACTGTTTTTG GTTGTTTGGATAATCTTCTATACTGCCATCCACTATGATTGA